The following proteins are encoded in a genomic region of Flammeovirga pectinis:
- a CDS encoding RHS repeat-associated core domain-containing protein — MIHTNPFGLKVDVDTALESRKYRYGYQGEFSEDETDDNGFNSFEARMYYPVIGRWMSVDPARQYASGYVGMGNNPVSGVDPDGEYSLFGATWRNIVNGGDGIFKDGNEWAYTSTGFDEKNIMGWVEFHTEDPLLSNTVENMPGGGWNPTQLTLDFTTYLDRGNLGFGLATAYGEYLTYNKHFAIGKNLKTFYNTYNKHGKDWGNKVYSSEYAKRVSGKFSKLGNYSAGLSALYGFNQLHNGEIEAGTTTLVMTGIGMVDPLGASFAAGYNSGFILESLLGRHLTIGWRGNHSFGDKK; from the coding sequence ATAATCCATACAAATCCATTTGGTTTAAAAGTGGATGTTGATACTGCACTAGAAAGTAGAAAATACCGCTATGGTTATCAAGGAGAGTTTTCTGAAGATGAAACGGACGATAATGGCTTCAATAGTTTTGAGGCTAGGATGTATTATCCTGTAATTGGTAGATGGATGAGTGTGGATCCTGCTAGGCAGTATGCTAGTGGTTATGTGGGGATGGGGAATAATCCTGTTAGTGGGGTGGATCCTGATGGAGAATATAGTTTGTTTGGTGCTACATGGCGAAACATTGTAAACGGTGGAGATGGCATCTTTAAAGACGGGAATGAATGGGCCTATACAAGTACAGGTTTTGATGAAAAAAACATAATGGGATGGGTTGAATTTCATACAGAAGATCCTCTATTAAGTAATACAGTTGAGAATATGCCTGGAGGAGGTTGGAATCCAACTCAATTAACTCTTGATTTTACAACATATCTTGATAGAGGAAACCTTGGATTTGGTTTGGCTACAGCATATGGTGAATATTTAACTTATAATAAACATTTTGCCATAGGAAAAAACTTAAAAACATTTTACAACACATATAATAAACATGGGAAGGATTGGGGGAATAAAGTTTATTCGTCAGAATATGCGAAAAGAGTAAGTGGGAAATTTTCTAAATTAGGAAATTATTCTGCGGGATTAAGTGCATTGTATGGTTTTAACCAATTACATAATGGAGAAATAGAAGCTGGTACCACAACATTAGTAATGACAGGAATTGGTATGGTAGATCCTTTAGGTGCTAGTTTTGCAGCAGGGTATAATTCAGGTTTTATATTAGAAAGCCTTTTAGGTAGGCATTTAACCATTGGTTGGAGAGGAAATCACAGTTTTGGGGATAAAAAATAG
- a CDS encoding RHS repeat-associated core domain-containing protein, producing the protein MKIGYQTDRKYRYGYQGEFAEDETNETGFNSFEARMYDPVIGRWMSVDPARQYASGYVGMGNNPILKVDPDGRSDNPIYDLEGNFLGTDSRGLQGEAIIMHKDLFTQGMSHSQANDIGMRLGDAPDDFEYYDKVFSHFETLFERPDYDGYINLKEALDWWKKGNGETLYIDVSKLEFYTSELSPNDFSNIDTRSVNFFSPVDIHKDIKSILYKPALVSSSISSVFGTLKVHYNKHENTYSLVLDRNGFIDTFDYGTAFKYLATTLSPNTQYGSVTFHFKSYGKFKIN; encoded by the coding sequence ATGAAAATTGGCTATCAAACAGATAGAAAATACCGCTATGGATACCAAGGTGAATTTGCCGAAGACGAAACAAATGAAACAGGTTTCAATAGTTTTGAGGCTAGGATGTATGATCCTGTAATTGGTAGATGGATGAGTGTAGATCCTGCTAGGCAGTATGCAAGTGGTTATGTGGGGATGGGGAATAATCCAATTTTGAAGGTTGATCCTGATGGGAGGAGTGATAACCCAATATATGATTTAGAAGGAAACTTCTTAGGAACAGATAGTCGAGGTTTACAAGGTGAAGCTATTATAATGCATAAAGACCTATTTACACAAGGGATGTCACACAGTCAAGCTAATGATATAGGAATGAGATTAGGAGACGCTCCAGATGATTTCGAATATTATGATAAAGTGTTTTCTCATTTTGAAACGTTATTTGAAAGACCTGATTATGACGGTTATATTAATTTAAAAGAGGCTCTTGATTGGTGGAAAAAAGGTAATGGAGAAACATTATATATTGATGTTTCAAAACTAGAATTTTATACCTCTGAGCTATCTCCTAATGACTTCAGTAATATTGATACTAGGAGTGTTAATTTTTTTAGTCCTGTAGATATACATAAAGATATTAAGTCTATTTTATACAAACCAGCTTTAGTAAGTTCAAGTATTTCAAGTGTTTTTGGAACACTCAAAGTACATTATAACAAACATGAAAATACCTATTCTTTAGTACTTGATAGAAATGGGTTTATTGATACTTTTGATTATGGTACAGCTTTTAAATATTTAGCTACAACATTAAGCCCTAATACTCAATATGGTTCTGTTACATTTCATTTTAAAAGTTATGGTAAATTTAAAATTAATTAG
- a CDS encoding right-handed parallel beta-helix repeat-containing protein, translating to MTTRSVLTTFGLGLLLTIVTTAVWSYTKEKDTVIFTTAIAEDATPTVLKRILEIETSPLKVIKFEKGTYHFYPEKGLEKFWHISNHNDVLIRTAFPIINRENITIDGQGSTFIFHGKMIPFLINQSKNITVKNVAVDWHETFHSEGEIIARNEEENTFDIQIPESYPYIIRNNQLIFIKEYYEHTIGQSILYDPERGGAIAFNTEAYTPVASYKKLSVTHNLNKIKYKYKADKRAPFLGKMLQENKITVKEIKPGRVRIYNHKNKKKDLPPVGYTIAMKGAQGKNRVAPAFHVTFTDGFNGYNVNVHHAGGMGLIAENSSDLILEKFNISPSKGRVVSTTADATHFVGCRGKIQLKNCLFSGQLDDGSNIHGTYQEVVDILGPNTIGVRMGHFQQQGFVIGREGDHIGLVRIQESFFPYEKDLTIKSIAYRSGRYQIVTFNQELPPTIKVGDLIENQDAYPEVLVENCTIKNNRARGLLLSVPRKTIVRNNYFHTEMEALLIPVESGHWFEAGNQKNLIVENNVFEDCQHSGFNRGVIRFDTDDDNRNIAFSNIKITKNTFKQFDNLILQVKNVDGLEFSENIITNSQTFPQLHKENPAFKVTASKNVNFRNNIYKGKAGKLIETDNKQVVFQ from the coding sequence ATGACAACGCGTAGTGTATTAACTACCTTCGGATTAGGTTTATTACTGACAATAGTTACAACTGCAGTTTGGTCTTATACTAAAGAAAAAGATACTGTAATTTTTACTACAGCAATAGCAGAAGATGCAACCCCAACTGTATTAAAAAGAATTTTGGAGATAGAAACATCGCCATTAAAAGTAATAAAATTTGAGAAAGGGACATATCATTTCTATCCGGAAAAAGGGTTAGAAAAATTTTGGCATATTTCTAATCATAATGATGTTTTAATTCGTACTGCTTTTCCTATTATTAATAGGGAAAATATTACAATTGATGGTCAAGGATCAACATTTATATTTCATGGTAAAATGATTCCTTTTCTAATTAATCAATCTAAAAATATTACAGTTAAAAATGTCGCTGTAGATTGGCACGAAACGTTTCACAGTGAAGGGGAAATTATTGCGAGAAACGAAGAGGAAAATACGTTTGATATTCAAATTCCAGAATCTTATCCGTACATTATACGTAATAATCAACTGATATTTATAAAAGAATATTACGAACATACTATTGGGCAATCTATTTTATATGATCCTGAAAGAGGAGGTGCAATTGCTTTCAATACCGAGGCTTATACGCCAGTAGCGTCTTATAAAAAATTAAGCGTTACACATAATCTAAATAAGATTAAGTACAAGTATAAAGCCGATAAACGCGCTCCATTTTTAGGGAAGATGTTACAGGAAAATAAAATTACGGTAAAAGAAATTAAGCCAGGAAGAGTACGTATTTATAATCATAAGAATAAAAAGAAAGATTTGCCTCCTGTTGGTTATACAATTGCCATGAAAGGAGCACAGGGAAAGAATAGAGTAGCACCGGCTTTTCATGTAACTTTTACAGATGGTTTTAACGGTTACAATGTTAATGTTCATCATGCAGGAGGAATGGGTTTAATAGCCGAAAATTCTTCAGATTTAATCTTAGAAAAGTTTAATATATCACCTTCTAAAGGGCGTGTAGTTTCCACTACTGCAGATGCTACGCATTTTGTGGGCTGTAGAGGAAAAATACAATTAAAGAATTGTTTATTTAGTGGACAATTAGACGATGGAAGTAACATTCATGGTACGTACCAAGAAGTAGTAGATATTTTAGGACCTAATACAATCGGCGTTAGAATGGGACATTTTCAGCAACAAGGTTTTGTTATAGGAAGAGAAGGAGACCATATAGGTTTAGTACGTATTCAAGAATCATTTTTTCCTTATGAGAAAGACTTAACCATAAAATCTATTGCCTACAGAAGTGGGAGGTATCAAATTGTAACTTTTAACCAAGAGTTACCACCCACAATAAAAGTAGGTGATCTAATAGAAAACCAAGATGCTTATCCAGAAGTATTAGTAGAAAATTGTACTATTAAGAACAATAGAGCAAGAGGTTTATTACTTTCTGTACCAAGAAAAACCATTGTAAGAAATAATTATTTTCATACAGAAATGGAGGCGTTATTAATTCCTGTAGAGAGTGGTCATTGGTTTGAAGCAGGAAATCAGAAGAATTTAATTGTAGAAAATAATGTATTCGAAGACTGTCAACATAGTGGGTTCAATAGAGGTGTAATTCGATTTGATACAGACGACGATAACAGAAACATTGCATTTTCTAATATCAAGATTACAAAAAACACATTCAAACAATTTGATAATCTCATTCTTCAAGTAAAAAATGTAGATGGATTAGAATTTTCAGAAAATATAATTACAAATTCTCAGACATTCCCACAGTTACATAAAGAGAACCCAGCGTTTAAAGTAACTGCTTCTAAGAATGTAAATTTTAGAAATAATATTTATAAAGGTAAAGCTGGAAAATTAATAGAAACAGACAATAAACAAGTAGTCTTTCAATAA
- a CDS encoding RHS repeat protein, whose product MKIGNQTDRKYRYGYQGEFAEYEKDETEFNSFQARMYDPVIGRWMSVDPARQYASGYVGMGNNPVMGLDPDGRRKVYYNADGRWTGRTENNTFWHTLWHGNQKFVDDGFGNFHQVSEKFFWNSNQSINGARYTGEINVGEPITDIIFKSEFNFAINESGLTYRDVGVSGFKVDIASVNVYTYSREVGRNFSQNERIFNITNGSKLYDKNGNYVVKHSMNVETPLFDVSHTNRTILNKNLDIIETKMHKLSAGRPGKKTQASDEKISAGLFEDVGWSYGAIGVKASLFLGFEFKTR is encoded by the coding sequence ATGAAAATTGGCAATCAAACAGATAGAAAATACCGCTATGGTTACCAAGGTGAATTCGCTGAATATGAAAAGGATGAAACAGAATTCAATAGTTTTCAAGCTAGGATGTATGATCCTGTGATTGGTAGATGGATGAGTGTGGATCCTGCTAGGCAGTATGCAAGTGGTTATGTGGGGATGGGGAATAATCCTGTGATGGGGCTGGATCCTGATGGGAGAAGAAAGGTTTATTATAATGCAGATGGAAGATGGACAGGTCGAACTGAAAATAATACATTTTGGCATACTCTCTGGCATGGAAATCAAAAATTTGTAGATGATGGTTTTGGTAATTTCCATCAGGTGTCAGAAAAGTTCTTTTGGAATAGTAATCAATCTATTAATGGAGCTAGATATACAGGTGAAATTAATGTTGGTGAACCAATTACAGATATAATTTTTAAATCGGAATTTAATTTTGCAATAAATGAAAGTGGATTAACATATAGAGATGTTGGTGTTTCAGGTTTTAAAGTTGATATAGCGTCTGTAAATGTATACACTTATTCTAGGGAAGTAGGTAGAAATTTCTCTCAAAATGAAAGGATTTTTAATATAACAAATGGAAGTAAATTGTATGATAAAAATGGTAATTATGTTGTAAAACATTCTATGAATGTTGAGACTCCTTTATTTGATGTAAGTCATACAAATAGAACTATTTTAAATAAAAATCTTGATATAATTGAGACTAAAATGCATAAATTATCAGCTGGTAGGCCGGGAAAGAAAACACAAGCTTCAGATGAAAAAATTAGTGCTGGTTTGTTTGAAGATGTAGGATGGTCATATGGTGCTATAGGAGTGAAAGCTTCATTATTTTTAGGTTTTGAATTTAAAACAAGGTGA
- a CDS encoding organic hydroperoxide resistance protein, with translation MKTLYTTQATAKGGRNGKVETADGVLSVEVRMPKELGGVGEGYTNPEQLFAAGYSACFDSALNLVAQQAKQKITSKVTAEISLGAVEGGFGLGAALFVEIEGVEREVAQGLMEAAHKVCPYSKAINNNVDVKLTLV, from the coding sequence ATGAAAACGTTATATACAACACAAGCAACAGCAAAAGGCGGTAGAAATGGTAAAGTAGAAACTGCAGACGGTGTGTTATCGGTAGAAGTTCGAATGCCAAAAGAATTAGGTGGAGTGGGAGAAGGATATACCAATCCAGAACAACTATTTGCAGCTGGTTATTCTGCATGTTTTGATAGTGCATTAAATTTAGTAGCTCAACAAGCAAAACAAAAAATTACATCTAAAGTAACTGCAGAAATTTCTTTAGGAGCAGTTGAAGGTGGTTTTGGTTTAGGGGCAGCATTATTTGTAGAAATTGAGGGAGTAGAAAGAGAAGTAGCACAAGGATTAATGGAAGCAGCACATAAAGTATGTCCTTATTCTAAAGCAATTAATAATAATGTTGATGTAAAACTAACATTAGTTTAA
- a CDS encoding DoxX family protein, whose translation MNLVSRLLVPTQISTAQKVAKTLLGAALLYAGLGHLFWLRQEFVAQVPAWVPLEIDLVVVLSGIVEIALGASLIFLSKYKAIVGFITAMFFIAVFPGNISQYINHVDAFHLNTDNARFIRLLFQPLLVVWALWSTTAWKSLKK comes from the coding sequence ATGAATTTAGTATCGAGGTTATTAGTACCTACTCAAATTTCTACAGCTCAGAAAGTAGCAAAAACCCTTTTGGGAGCAGCATTATTATATGCAGGTTTAGGTCATCTATTCTGGTTACGACAGGAATTTGTAGCACAAGTACCTGCATGGGTACCTTTAGAGATAGATTTAGTAGTTGTACTTTCTGGCATTGTAGAAATTGCATTGGGTGCCTCGTTAATTTTCTTGTCAAAATATAAAGCTATAGTGGGTTTTATTACTGCTATGTTTTTTATAGCCGTATTTCCTGGTAATATATCACAGTATATTAACCATGTAGATGCATTCCATTTAAATACAGATAATGCAAGGTTTATAAGATTGTTATTCCAACCATTATTAGTTGTGTGGGCTTTATGGTCTACAACGGCATGGAAATCACTAAAAAAATAA
- a CDS encoding PKD domain-containing protein has product MKSLKIPFYLLGFLLLTFGCTPKDEETIDSEIPELLPVYEVYHNDVKIVEVTLDDILNPSDQENWETVALVYGDSLFFKDITTVGEPTGRTWLFNGSETTSSTTKETQVIYTVEGDHLAGEVTFIREGSDYPDATITSEIPLKINVSIPKILPAFKVMNGEAEVVVVAEGDDIETDESKWAKITVYSGEELSFTDVTTTGFATDRTWTLDGVELDDTTTKDVTVTYNTVGTYSAGKLIINRKNTVYPDAEVETLIPLKVEVITRPLVSGIHVFKGDDLDNTIYQIASGNEGEAQTIALENGEKLTFKLVNDDTSVTHLWTVNNGTEQSAETVEFEVTFSEDNDGLVGHTITLKREGQEDVVIQIPLTVKVVTSPPLNAGVSVYKNDDMETAVYEVVAGEEPVAASITLEVGDKLSFVDASTGEPTSRTWTVDNNEELTSTETTFDVTYSTVGTFESSILKIIRNGHSDYSDQEKTVTLPLSIKVIDTPELKMGISVYKNNDMETALYTVNLGETPSAGTIDINNGEELIFVDNSTGSTTSILWTVENGENAPLTSTESSFGVTYSTDGNFSVTKLKLIRSGHADYEDVEEEFEIPLTVNVSTLITEVSKNSDISLRKVDNNKVISFTVGEDLVAITEQETAKEGFTVTVQNDEAGFGPTTFTVASVAINTDNIKQIDITVTEELYNSDLVTVEFTGAEGNAIVTAEGARLANFVSEQVASYYDRGNILDAEMASFSIEKESNAPFAAGWYNQNKVVTWNRETSGAMINTLKFYAASSADLHGTRDRVQSVDADQSIEGALSAGDLVRVAMDIYIPAGNGMTDGLSIQFLNPSMNSTPIPTADLERGKWVTTYVDIIMTSDLIPPSGKTAGFSVQLTKDSVVGIGGGEPIEFYIDNLVIEKYEARQ; this is encoded by the coding sequence ATGAAAAGTTTAAAAATACCTTTTTACCTTTTAGGGTTTCTATTATTAACCTTTGGATGTACACCAAAAGATGAAGAAACAATCGACAGCGAAATTCCAGAACTATTACCTGTTTATGAGGTATACCATAATGATGTAAAAATAGTAGAAGTCACTTTAGATGATATTCTAAATCCATCAGACCAGGAAAATTGGGAAACTGTAGCTCTTGTTTATGGCGATTCTTTATTCTTTAAAGATATCACAACAGTAGGTGAACCAACAGGCAGAACTTGGTTGTTCAATGGTTCAGAAACTACATCATCTACAACTAAAGAAACACAGGTAATATATACTGTAGAAGGAGATCATTTAGCAGGCGAAGTTACATTCATTAGAGAGGGTAGTGATTACCCTGATGCTACGATAACATCAGAAATTCCATTAAAAATAAATGTATCTATTCCTAAAATATTACCTGCATTTAAAGTAATGAACGGTGAGGCTGAAGTAGTAGTAGTTGCCGAAGGAGATGATATTGAAACTGACGAAAGTAAATGGGCTAAAATAACCGTATACTCAGGTGAAGAATTGTCTTTTACAGATGTTACAACTACTGGTTTTGCTACAGACCGTACGTGGACGTTAGACGGTGTTGAATTAGATGATACTACTACAAAAGATGTAACAGTAACTTACAATACAGTAGGTACTTATTCTGCTGGTAAACTAATAATAAATAGAAAAAATACAGTATACCCAGATGCAGAAGTAGAAACATTAATTCCATTAAAAGTTGAAGTGATAACTCGTCCTCTAGTATCTGGAATACATGTTTTTAAAGGTGATGACCTTGATAATACGATCTATCAAATTGCGTCAGGAAATGAAGGTGAAGCACAAACGATTGCTTTAGAAAATGGAGAAAAGCTAACTTTTAAATTAGTAAATGATGATACTTCTGTAACGCACCTTTGGACTGTAAATAATGGTACTGAGCAAAGTGCTGAAACAGTAGAATTTGAAGTCACTTTTTCAGAAGATAATGACGGGTTAGTAGGACATACAATTACTTTAAAGAGAGAAGGACAAGAAGATGTAGTTATTCAAATTCCTTTAACAGTTAAAGTAGTAACATCACCACCTTTAAATGCTGGAGTAAGTGTTTATAAAAATGATGACATGGAAACGGCTGTGTATGAAGTAGTAGCTGGAGAAGAGCCTGTAGCAGCTTCAATTACATTAGAAGTTGGTGATAAATTATCTTTTGTAGATGCATCTACAGGAGAACCTACATCAAGAACTTGGACAGTTGATAACAATGAAGAATTAACATCAACAGAAACAACTTTTGATGTTACCTATTCTACTGTTGGAACATTCGAGTCATCAATATTAAAAATCATAAGAAATGGTCACTCAGACTATTCAGATCAAGAAAAAACAGTAACGTTACCTTTATCTATTAAAGTTATTGATACGCCAGAACTTAAAATGGGAATATCAGTATACAAAAATAATGATATGGAAACGGCACTTTATACAGTCAACCTAGGAGAAACTCCTTCAGCAGGTACTATAGATATAAATAACGGCGAAGAACTAATTTTTGTAGATAACTCAACAGGAAGTACAACGAGTATTTTATGGACAGTTGAAAACGGAGAGAATGCACCTTTAACATCTACAGAAAGTAGTTTCGGAGTAACGTATTCTACTGATGGTAATTTTAGTGTTACAAAATTAAAATTAATAAGAAGTGGTCACGCAGATTATGAAGATGTAGAAGAAGAATTTGAAATTCCACTGACTGTAAATGTGTCGACTTTAATTACTGAAGTAAGCAAGAATAGTGATATTAGCTTAAGAAAAGTAGATAATAATAAGGTTATCTCTTTTACAGTAGGAGAGGATTTAGTTGCAATTACAGAACAAGAAACAGCTAAAGAAGGGTTTACAGTAACAGTTCAGAATGATGAGGCAGGGTTTGGACCTACAACCTTTACAGTTGCATCTGTAGCTATAAATACTGATAATATTAAACAAATTGATATTACCGTAACAGAAGAACTCTATAATTCTGATCTTGTTACAGTTGAGTTTACAGGGGCAGAAGGAAATGCTATTGTTACTGCAGAAGGTGCAAGACTAGCTAATTTTGTATCAGAACAAGTTGCGTCTTATTATGACAGAGGAAATATTTTAGATGCAGAAATGGCCTCTTTCTCTATTGAAAAAGAAAGTAATGCACCATTTGCAGCAGGATGGTATAACCAAAATAAGGTAGTTACTTGGAATAGAGAAACTAGTGGCGCAATGATAAATACGTTGAAATTCTATGCTGCTTCTTCAGCTGATTTACACGGTACAAGAGATAGAGTACAGAGTGTAGATGCAGACCAATCTATTGAAGGAGCATTATCTGCTGGAGATTTAGTAAGAGTGGCAATGGATATTTACATTCCTGCAGGTAATGGTATGACTGATGGACTATCAATCCAGTTTCTGAATCCATCTATGAACTCAACTCCAATACCAACAGCAGATTTAGAAAGAGGGAAATGGGTGACAACATATGTTGATATTATTATGACTTCTGATCTAATTCCACCATCAGGTAAAACAGCAGGTTTCTCCGTTCAACTTACTAAAGATAGTGTTGTAGGTATAGGAGGTGGTGAACCGATAGAATTCTATATTGATAATTTAGTTATTGAAAAATATGAAGCAAGACAATAA
- a CDS encoding alpha/beta hydrolase family protein — MKSINLKIKNNSGITLSSKLELPENRETTTYAIFAHCFTCSKNLNAVTNIAKALNSMGIAVLRFDFTGLGQSGGDFSETDFSSNVQDLIDVASFLAEEYHAPKLMIGHSLGGAAAIYAGKQIVSIKAIATVGAPSSPHHVQHLFQHSIDEILEKGKALVQLGGRDFTISKQFIEDISNTNMKELMDTLRKPIIILHSPQDTTVDIKNAAEIYGYAHHPKSFISLDGADHLLTDSKYSNYVGKMIAQWVTIYLE, encoded by the coding sequence ATGAAATCCATCAATCTAAAAATTAAAAATAATAGTGGTATTACTTTGTCTTCTAAATTAGAATTACCAGAAAATAGAGAAACCACCACATATGCAATTTTTGCTCACTGTTTTACGTGTAGTAAAAATCTAAATGCAGTCACAAACATTGCAAAAGCATTAAACTCAATGGGAATTGCTGTATTACGCTTCGATTTTACAGGGTTAGGTCAAAGTGGTGGAGATTTTAGTGAAACTGATTTTTCTTCTAATGTGCAAGATTTAATTGATGTAGCCTCTTTTTTAGCGGAAGAATACCATGCTCCTAAATTAATGATTGGTCATTCTTTAGGAGGTGCTGCAGCTATTTATGCAGGAAAACAAATTGTTTCTATTAAAGCTATTGCAACAGTTGGAGCTCCTTCATCACCACATCACGTACAACACCTTTTCCAACATAGTATTGATGAAATACTCGAAAAAGGTAAAGCATTGGTACAATTAGGAGGGAGAGATTTCACTATTTCTAAACAATTTATAGAAGATATTTCTAATACAAATATGAAGGAGTTAATGGATACTTTGAGAAAGCCAATTATCATTCTTCATTCACCACAAGATACTACTGTTGACATTAAGAATGCTGCAGAAATTTATGGCTATGCTCACCATCCAAAAAGTTTTATCTCACTAGATGGTGCAGACCATTTACTAACAGATAGCAAATACTCTAATTACGTTGGAAAAATGATTGCCCAATGGGTAACTATCTACCTTGAATAG
- a CDS encoding MarR family winged helix-turn-helix transcriptional regulator, which yields MGYEQLKLENQLCFPVYATSRLITREYQPLLDELGITYPQYLVLLALWEQDKLPVNDIAKKLILKTNTITPLLKRMEVLGLVKREKDTIDTRKVLVFLTDKSKEMEAKAADIPAKIFQQLLKGNVDIDKLKELKNQLGDIISLLKRADD from the coding sequence ATGGGATACGAACAATTAAAATTAGAAAATCAACTTTGCTTTCCTGTGTATGCAACCTCTAGGTTAATTACAAGAGAATATCAACCATTGTTGGACGAGTTAGGCATTACCTATCCACAATATTTAGTTTTATTGGCCTTATGGGAACAAGATAAATTGCCCGTAAATGATATTGCTAAAAAACTGATTTTAAAAACAAATACCATCACTCCATTATTAAAAAGAATGGAAGTATTAGGGTTAGTTAAAAGAGAAAAAGATACTATTGATACTCGAAAAGTTCTTGTCTTTTTAACAGATAAAAGTAAGGAAATGGAAGCTAAAGCAGCAGACATTCCAGCTAAAATATTTCAACAATTATTAAAAGGGAATGTTGATATAGATAAACTAAAGGAATTAAAAAATCAGCTCGGAGATATTATATCTCTTCTTAAAAGAGCAGATGATTAA